A stretch of Effusibacillus pohliae DSM 22757 DNA encodes these proteins:
- the hpf gene encoding ribosome hibernation-promoting factor, HPF/YfiA family has product MKIQLRGQHLDITDALRDYVEKKIGRLEKYFDTPPVQPVQVTLSVENDSHIVEVTMPFNGILIRAEERSPDMYASIDLVVEKLERQIRKHKTKLNRRFREQGIRTLFRENGAATALAMEDTEEAAEAPDGRIVKVKKFAFKPMTAEEAVLQMDLLGHDFFVFSNAETEEVNVVYRRHDGNYGLIEPEF; this is encoded by the coding sequence ATGAAAATCCAATTGCGTGGGCAGCATCTGGACATTACGGATGCATTGCGTGACTATGTCGAGAAGAAGATTGGACGCTTGGAAAAGTACTTTGACACGCCTCCTGTTCAACCCGTTCAAGTCACATTGTCGGTGGAGAATGATTCGCACATTGTGGAAGTGACCATGCCGTTTAACGGGATCCTGATCCGCGCGGAAGAACGTTCACCCGACATGTATGCTTCGATCGATCTGGTGGTGGAGAAACTGGAACGCCAGATTCGAAAACATAAGACCAAGTTGAACCGCCGCTTCCGGGAGCAAGGCATTCGCACCCTGTTTCGGGAAAACGGAGCGGCCACCGCATTGGCGATGGAAGATACGGAAGAAGCGGCCGAGGCGCCGGATGGCCGTATCGTCAAGGTAAAAAAATTCGCCTTCAAGCCGATGACGGCGGAAGAAGCGGTGCTGCAAATGGATCTGTTGGGACACGATTTCTTCGTGTTCTCGAACGCGGAAACGGAAGAAGTGAACGTCGTCTACCGCCGGCACGACGGCAATTACGGGCTGATCGAGCCGGAGTTTTGA